A stretch of the bacterium genome encodes the following:
- a CDS encoding putative toxin-antitoxin system toxin component, PIN family, with protein MRTVLDTNVLVSGVFFGGPPYEILSAWRHGRISLVLSAEILDEYQRVGHRLAAEFPGVDIGPMLALLAIHAECVFAPPLVEAVCDDPTDDKFIACALASGCRIIVSGDRHLHKVSGYGGVDVVRPGDFVAQYLSN; from the coding sequence TTGAGAACGGTACTCGACACGAACGTATTGGTGTCGGGAGTGTTCTTCGGTGGGCCGCCGTATGAAATCTTGAGTGCTTGGCGGCATGGGCGGATTTCGCTCGTCTTGTCGGCTGAAATTCTCGACGAGTATCAGCGAGTCGGACATCGGCTCGCAGCAGAGTTCCCGGGCGTGGATATTGGACCAATGCTGGCGCTGCTCGCGATACATGCGGAATGCGTGTTCGCTCCTCCACTGGTCGAGGCCGTGTGCGACGACCCCACGGACGACAAGTTCATTGCCTGCGCTTTGGCATCGGGCTGCAGGATCATCGTGAGTGGCGACCGCCATTTGCACAAGGTCAGCGGCTATGGGGGAGTCGACGTCGTCAGGCCTGGTGATTTCGTGGCGCAGTACTTGTCGAATTAG
- a CDS encoding AbrB/MazE/SpoVT family DNA-binding domain-containing protein translates to MKLSTTRMSSKGQVVIPEEIRNQLGLEPGTQFVVVGDRDVVILKALAAPALSDFDGLIGEARRQAKRAGMTKTDVRKAVKAIKGKD, encoded by the coding sequence TTGAAACTATCCACCACCAGAATGTCCTCGAAAGGCCAAGTGGTCATTCCAGAGGAAATCCGAAACCAGCTCGGCCTTGAACCTGGCACCCAGTTCGTGGTCGTGGGCGACCGCGACGTTGTCATTCTGAAGGCGCTGGCTGCGCCGGCTCTCAGCGATTTTGATGGCCTCATTGGCGAGGCTCGCCGCCAGGCCAAGCGAGCTGGAATGACAAAGACCGACGTTCGGAAGGCGGTCAAAGCCATCAAGGGCAAGGATTGA
- a CDS encoding carbohydrate ABC transporter permease, giving the protein MATAARSGQGQARRRLAGHVLLHAILIVGALATLVPLGWMVAASFMTAGEANSLPPRLLPQHPTLQNYVTMFTRLDLLKHFINSAIVTLLATVLSVLVNSLAGYAFAKLPFPGRERLFKSLAGALVVPAQVGMLPLFLLLRQLGLVNTYAGVLVPYLASIFGIFMIRQYALSVPDDLLDAARVEGANEWAVFRLVALPVIKPILVTLAAFTFLSAWNDFMWPLIILADSDMYTLPVALANLVGEHVQDTELMMAGSVVTIMPALAVFLVFQRTYVHGIMSGGVKG; this is encoded by the coding sequence ATGGCAACGGCAGCAAGGTCGGGGCAGGGGCAGGCGCGACGCCGGTTGGCGGGTCACGTGCTGCTGCATGCGATCCTGATCGTGGGCGCCCTGGCCACGCTGGTGCCGCTGGGCTGGATGGTGGCGGCCAGCTTCATGACCGCAGGCGAGGCGAATTCGCTGCCGCCGCGGCTGCTGCCGCAGCATCCCACGCTGCAGAACTACGTGACCATGTTCACGCGGCTCGACCTGCTGAAGCACTTCATCAACAGCGCCATCGTGACACTGCTGGCCACGGTGCTCAGCGTGCTGGTCAATTCCCTGGCCGGCTATGCGTTCGCGAAGCTGCCGTTCCCGGGGCGTGAGCGGCTGTTCAAGTCGCTGGCCGGGGCGCTGGTGGTGCCGGCGCAGGTGGGCATGCTGCCGTTGTTCCTGCTGCTGCGCCAGCTGGGCCTGGTCAACACGTACGCGGGCGTGCTGGTGCCGTACCTGGCGAGCATCTTCGGCATCTTCATGATCCGCCAGTACGCGCTGAGCGTGCCCGATGACCTCCTGGATGCCGCGCGCGTGGAAGGCGCCAACGAGTGGGCCGTGTTCCGGCTGGTGGCGCTGCCGGTGATCAAGCCCATCCTGGTGACGCTGGCGGCGTTCACCTTCCTGAGCGCCTGGAACGACTTCATGTGGCCGCTGATCATCCTGGCCGACAGCGACATGTACACGCTGCCGGTGGCGCTGGCCAACCTGGTGGGCGAGCATGTGCAGGACACCGAGCTGATGATGGCCGGCAGCGTGGTCACCATCATGCCGGCGCTGGCGGTGTTCCTGGTGTTCCAGCGGACCTATGTGCACGGGATCATGAGCGGGGGAGTCAAGGGATGA
- a CDS encoding type II toxin-antitoxin system ParD family antitoxin yields the protein MNVSVGKEFEEFAKRKVASGDYASVSEVVRDGLRLLREKDLILEARLQALRGDIQKGIDQADAGQLLDGPQVMAELRELIKRRKP from the coding sequence ATGAACGTGTCAGTCGGCAAGGAATTCGAGGAATTCGCCAAGCGTAAGGTCGCCAGCGGCGACTATGCGTCGGTCAGTGAAGTCGTGCGAGACGGCCTGCGCCTTCTCAGGGAAAAAGACCTGATCCTCGAGGCCCGCCTGCAGGCGCTGCGCGGGGACATCCAGAAGGGAATCGACCAGGCCGACGCCGGCCAGTTGCTGGACGGGCCGCAGGTCATGGCCGAGCTGCGGGAGTTGATCAAGAGACGAAAGCCGTAG
- a CDS encoding sugar ABC transporter permease, whose protein sequence is MTRRALSLERRKARAAWWFLAPALVLLLLFFVIPVGAGLLLSLTDFDVYAIGSPETARFVGLKNYGHLLQDPTFWQAARNTLMFVLIGGPLSVATSLGAALLLNAKAIRLRGLFRTIYFAPVVTTLVSVAIVWRYLYHPKYGLLNFLLGGLGIGPVDWLGDPHYAMPAIIFLAVWKNFGYNMLIFVAGLQVIPQDLYEAASLDGANGLKRFRHVTLPGLAPTFLFISVTTMIGFFQVFAEPYVMTQGGPLGATRTLVLYMYEEGFRWWRMGVSSAVAVLLLLITLAGTLLQMRAAKRSEA, encoded by the coding sequence ATGACGCGTCGCGCCCTTTCCCTCGAGCGCCGGAAGGCGCGGGCCGCGTGGTGGTTCCTGGCCCCGGCGCTGGTGCTGCTGCTGCTGTTCTTCGTCATCCCGGTGGGGGCCGGGCTGCTGCTGAGCCTGACCGACTTCGATGTGTACGCGATCGGCAGCCCCGAGACGGCGCGGTTCGTGGGGCTGAAGAACTACGGGCACCTGCTGCAGGACCCGACGTTCTGGCAGGCGGCGCGCAACACGCTGATGTTCGTGTTGATCGGCGGGCCGCTCAGCGTGGCCACTTCGCTGGGGGCGGCGCTGCTGCTGAATGCGAAGGCGATCCGGCTGCGCGGGCTGTTCCGCACCATCTACTTCGCGCCGGTGGTGACCACGCTGGTGAGCGTGGCCATCGTGTGGCGCTACCTGTACCACCCGAAGTACGGGTTGCTGAATTTCCTGCTGGGCGGGCTGGGCATCGGGCCGGTGGACTGGCTGGGCGATCCGCACTACGCCATGCCGGCGATCATCTTCCTCGCGGTGTGGAAGAACTTCGGCTACAACATGCTGATTTTCGTGGCGGGCCTGCAGGTGATTCCGCAGGACCTGTACGAGGCGGCGAGCCTCGACGGCGCGAACGGCCTGAAGCGGTTCCGTCACGTGACGCTGCCCGGGCTGGCGCCCACGTTCCTGTTCATCAGCGTGACGACGATGATCGGCTTCTTCCAGGTGTTCGCCGAGCCGTACGTGATGACGCAGGGCGGGCCGCTCGGCGCCACGCGCACGCTGGTGCTCTACATGTACGAAGAGGGTTTCCGCTGGTGGCGGATGGGTGTGTCGTCGGCGGTGGCGGTGCTGCTGCTGCTGATCACGCTGGCCGGCACGTTGCTGCAGATGCGCGCGGCGAAGCGCAGCGAGGCCTGA
- a CDS encoding T9SS type A sorting domain-containing protein yields the protein MNFVSRGAAALFAVAAITLGSTASAQITVTNAVFPVAGDTLRMAVDYAPADGTVVLGPPGFGVNWDFSGLQVDATQSTIYRATGAVPGAELVATTTLNMPPATIIWHGSGSHDEYYDVTGGEFRLQAVYGHNFDLVGNTLFSLYPQLNLRRAPLNFFDIHQYTANLVELFDQQALSPVLAAVQPFSMADSLRYYIYWSVTASVDAFGTLTIPGGTYEVLREKRSQYREALLYCKINPLGWLDLTTEAMAAGAQGLGATTTIYYSFYNDTVKEPIAVVNTGDDGLLPLEVSFKHTPPGAPAGVAALPIAPARLEQNHPNPFNPTTTIAWELERAGHVRCAVYDMQGRLVATLAEGEMAAGMHSVEWDGVAAPSGVYLYRLQGEGWAVERKMVLAK from the coding sequence ATGAATTTCGTCTCACGAGGGGCCGCGGCCCTGTTCGCCGTCGCCGCGATCACGCTGGGATCCACGGCTTCGGCCCAGATCACGGTCACCAACGCCGTCTTTCCCGTGGCCGGCGACACGCTGCGGATGGCCGTCGACTACGCGCCGGCCGACGGCACGGTGGTGCTGGGGCCGCCGGGCTTCGGCGTGAACTGGGACTTCAGCGGGCTGCAGGTCGACGCGACGCAGAGCACCATCTACCGCGCCACCGGCGCGGTGCCGGGAGCCGAGCTGGTGGCCACCACGACGCTGAACATGCCGCCGGCGACGATCATCTGGCACGGCTCCGGGTCCCACGACGAGTACTACGACGTCACCGGCGGCGAATTCAGGCTGCAGGCCGTGTACGGGCACAACTTCGACCTGGTCGGCAACACGCTTTTCAGCCTGTACCCGCAGCTCAACCTGCGCCGCGCGCCGCTGAATTTCTTCGATATCCACCAATACACGGCAAATCTCGTTGAACTCTTCGACCAGCAAGCGCTCTCGCCCGTCCTGGCGGCCGTCCAACCCTTCAGTATGGCAGACTCCCTCCGCTACTACATCTACTGGTCCGTCACGGCCTCGGTGGATGCCTTCGGCACCCTGACCATCCCGGGCGGCACCTACGAGGTGCTGCGCGAAAAGCGCTCCCAGTACCGCGAAGCCCTCCTGTACTGCAAGATCAACCCCCTGGGCTGGCTCGACCTGACGACCGAAGCGATGGCGGCCGGCGCCCAGGGCCTGGGCGCCACCACCACCATCTACTACTCCTTCTACAACGACACCGTGAAAGAGCCCATCGCCGTGGTGAACACGGGCGACGACGGCCTGCTGCCGCTGGAGGTCTCGTTCAAGCACACCCCGCCGGGCGCACCGGCCGGCGTGGCGGCCCTGCCGATCGCACCGGCGCGGCTGGAGCAGAACCACCCCAACCCCTTCAACCCGACCACGACGATCGCCTGGGAACTCGAGCGCGCCGGCCATGTGCGGTGCGCGGTGTACGATATGCAGGGGCGGTTGGTGGCGACGTTGGCGGAGGGGGAGATGGCGGCCGGGATGCACAGCGTTGAGTGGGACGGCGTGGCCGCGCCCAGCGGGGTGTATTTGTACCGGTTGCAGGGGGAGGGGTGGGCGGTGGAGAGGAAGATGGTGTTGGCGAAGTGA
- a CDS encoding discoidin domain-containing protein yields the protein MVDTSTIGQKRTLATEEPTPQAPTPQAPAIWDADQGNALIDDFSSIAAWTPAPADGVKLDLVADEGALRMDFAFSGGGWAIARRDVDLPLTENYAITYRLRGQSGPQHLELKLIDETGQNVYWHVRRDMQFPAEWTDLRTKKRQVSFAWGPDGGDKPLRRIKTIEIAVTAGSGGAGSVWLDDLRLVALPVSSGPVPMPVAEASSQVDDKSPDLALDGDANTWWLAGHEETATTFTLDFGGEQEFGGLTVDWLSGACPREYLVELDSGDGHWRPALHVPGSNGGRDQLYMPESEATRLRLVALVPGELPPAISELKVQPLAWSQTKEAFMSNLAQEARRGLYPRGFLGEPTAWTVVGRDFDTREGLIGTDGALEAGPGMFSVEPFLWSDGKLVTWNDVKATQTLEGGFLPIPRVTWNHRNESGANWQVTLTAAGAGPAEASYILARYRVQNLGDRPDTLRLYLALRPMQVNPPVQFLNIRGGTAKVRQLEREGDVLLVDGRPAVQLLTTPDGWGASAFFGGDIVADWLEQGRMPPTQAVGDPMDAASGAAWWDVVVDSGKSRDIAVALPLHNAPAPAKLDVNKELKDITKAWHRKLDKLPLKMPKGLSNERKALAEEAIATAKAQVGWILVNRAGPAIQPGTRSYARSWIRDGALTGEALLRMGLVPEAREFLEWFAPHQYENGKIPCVVDQRGPDPVPEHDSTGEFIYLVAQVWRHTHDRELLAAMWPRVQHGVAYLDSLLDTRRTPEYMTPEMRHFYGILPPSISHEGYSAKPMHSYWDDFFCLRGLKDAAWLAGEAAAAGLDVPAGEAARLAAVRDRFATDFAASIAASMKVHGVSYVPGCADLGDFDATSTTIALDPCEAADLLPPGALEATFEKYWTFFADRRGGAPWDAFTPYEVRCIGAVASLGWNDRAWEMVDWFLSQRAVPGWKVWGEVVGSDPHAARFIGDMPHGWVGSDFVRALSVCMRTPPKR from the coding sequence ATGGTTGATACGTCAACCATCGGCCAGAAACGAACTCTCGCAACAGAGGAGCCCACGCCACAGGCCCCCACGCCGCAGGCCCCTGCCATCTGGGACGCCGACCAGGGAAATGCGCTGATCGACGACTTCAGCTCGATCGCCGCCTGGACGCCGGCGCCCGCCGACGGCGTGAAGCTGGACCTGGTGGCCGACGAGGGTGCGCTGCGCATGGACTTCGCGTTCAGCGGCGGCGGCTGGGCCATTGCGCGGCGCGATGTGGACCTGCCCCTGACCGAGAACTACGCGATCACCTACCGCCTGCGCGGCCAGAGCGGGCCGCAGCACCTGGAACTGAAGCTGATCGACGAGACGGGCCAGAACGTGTACTGGCACGTGCGCCGCGACATGCAGTTCCCCGCCGAATGGACCGACCTGCGCACGAAGAAGCGCCAGGTGAGCTTCGCCTGGGGGCCCGACGGCGGCGACAAGCCGCTGCGGCGCATCAAGACGATCGAGATCGCGGTGACGGCCGGCAGCGGCGGCGCCGGCAGTGTGTGGCTCGACGACCTGCGGCTGGTGGCATTGCCGGTCAGCAGCGGGCCGGTGCCCATGCCCGTGGCCGAGGCCAGCTCGCAGGTGGACGACAAGTCGCCCGATCTTGCATTGGACGGCGACGCGAACACGTGGTGGCTGGCGGGCCACGAGGAGACGGCGACCACGTTCACGCTCGACTTCGGCGGCGAGCAGGAGTTCGGCGGCCTGACCGTCGACTGGTTGTCCGGTGCGTGCCCGCGCGAGTACCTGGTCGAACTGGACAGCGGCGACGGCCACTGGCGCCCCGCTCTGCACGTGCCCGGCAGCAACGGCGGTCGCGACCAGCTCTACATGCCCGAGTCGGAGGCGACACGGCTGCGGCTCGTCGCGCTGGTGCCGGGCGAACTGCCGCCGGCGATCAGCGAGCTGAAGGTGCAGCCGCTGGCGTGGTCGCAGACGAAGGAAGCGTTCATGTCGAACCTGGCGCAGGAGGCGCGGCGCGGCCTGTACCCGCGCGGCTTCCTGGGCGAGCCCACGGCGTGGACCGTGGTGGGCCGGGACTTCGACACGCGTGAAGGGCTCATCGGCACCGACGGGGCGCTGGAAGCCGGCCCGGGCATGTTCTCGGTGGAGCCGTTCCTCTGGAGCGACGGCAAGCTGGTGACGTGGAACGACGTGAAGGCCACGCAGACGCTGGAGGGCGGGTTCCTGCCCATCCCGCGGGTGACCTGGAACCATCGCAACGAGAGCGGCGCCAACTGGCAGGTGACGCTGACCGCGGCGGGCGCGGGGCCGGCCGAGGCGTCGTACATCCTGGCGCGCTACCGCGTGCAGAACCTGGGCGACCGACCCGACACGCTGCGCCTGTACCTGGCGCTGCGGCCCATGCAGGTGAATCCGCCGGTGCAGTTCCTGAACATCCGCGGCGGCACGGCGAAGGTGCGGCAGCTGGAGCGCGAAGGCGATGTGCTGCTCGTGGACGGCCGGCCCGCCGTGCAGCTGCTGACCACGCCCGACGGCTGGGGCGCGAGTGCCTTCTTCGGCGGCGACATCGTGGCCGACTGGCTGGAGCAGGGCCGCATGCCGCCGACGCAGGCGGTGGGCGACCCGATGGACGCCGCCTCGGGCGCCGCCTGGTGGGACGTGGTGGTGGACTCGGGCAAGTCGCGCGACATCGCGGTGGCGCTGCCGCTGCACAACGCGCCGGCGCCCGCGAAGCTGGACGTGAACAAGGAACTGAAGGACATCACCAAGGCCTGGCATCGCAAGCTGGACAAGCTGCCCCTGAAGATGCCGAAGGGCCTGTCGAACGAACGCAAGGCCCTGGCCGAGGAAGCGATCGCCACCGCCAAGGCGCAGGTGGGCTGGATCCTGGTCAATCGCGCCGGGCCGGCCATCCAGCCGGGCACGCGCAGCTACGCCCGCAGCTGGATCCGCGACGGCGCGCTGACCGGCGAAGCACTGCTGCGCATGGGCCTGGTGCCGGAGGCGCGCGAGTTCCTGGAGTGGTTCGCGCCGCACCAGTACGAGAACGGGAAGATCCCCTGCGTGGTCGACCAGCGCGGGCCCGACCCCGTGCCCGAGCACGACTCGACCGGCGAGTTCATCTACCTGGTGGCCCAGGTGTGGCGCCATACGCACGACCGCGAACTGCTGGCCGCGATGTGGCCGCGCGTGCAGCACGGCGTGGCCTACCTCGACTCGCTGCTGGACACGCGGCGCACACCCGAGTACATGACGCCGGAAATGCGCCATTTCTACGGCATCTTGCCGCCGTCGATCAGCCACGAGGGCTACTCGGCCAAGCCGATGCATTCGTACTGGGACGATTTCTTCTGCCTGCGCGGCCTGAAGGATGCCGCCTGGCTGGCCGGCGAGGCCGCCGCTGCGGGCCTGGATGTTCCTGCTGGCGAGGCAGCGCGCCTGGCCGCCGTGCGCGACCGCTTCGCGACCGACTTCGCGGCCTCGATCGCCGCGTCGATGAAGGTGCACGGCGTCTCGTACGTGCCGGGCTGCGCCGACCTGGGCGACTTCGACGCCACCTCGACGACCATCGCGCTGGATCCCTGCGAAGCGGCCGACCTGCTGCCGCCCGGCGCCCTCGAGGCGACCTTCGAGAAGTACTGGACGTTCTTCGCCGACCGCCGCGGCGGCGCCCCCTGGGACGCGTTCACGCCCTACGAAGTGCGCTGCATCGGCGCGGTGGCTTCGCTGGGCTGGAACGACCGGGCCTGGGAGATGGTGGACTGGTTCCTCTCGCAGCGGGCCGTGCCGGGCTGGAAGGTCTGGGGCGAGGTGGTGGGGAGCGATCCTCATGCTGCGCGGTTCATCGGGGACATGCCGCATGGCTGGGTGGGGTCGGATTTCGTGCGGGCGCTCTCTGTTTGCATGCGCACGCCGCCGAAACGTTGA
- a CDS encoding type II toxin-antitoxin system RelE/ParE family toxin, giving the protein MPRYFLVPEARKDLTEILQYIAGDSVDAALRVHDRFLEIFELLAANPDAGHFRDDLTSRPVRFFPVYSYLVVYSANARPIEIVRVLGGAQDVGAILQ; this is encoded by the coding sequence ATGCCGCGCTATTTCCTCGTGCCTGAGGCGCGCAAGGACCTGACGGAAATACTGCAATACATTGCCGGCGACAGCGTCGATGCCGCGCTGCGCGTCCACGACCGCTTCCTCGAGATCTTCGAACTCCTTGCGGCGAATCCTGACGCCGGGCACTTCCGGGACGACCTGACCTCACGCCCCGTGCGGTTCTTCCCTGTCTATTCCTACCTGGTGGTCTACTCCGCCAATGCGCGCCCCATCGAAATTGTCCGCGTACTCGGCGGCGCCCAGGACGTTGGGGCGATACTGCAATAG
- a CDS encoding sugar ABC transporter substrate-binding protein encodes MGREGEVVGELIAAWDAQHDDVKVNVQQIPWSAAHEKLLTAHVGRATPDLAQLGNTWVPEFAALRALAPLDEWVERSQVVARDDHFPGIWDTNVIDGTLYGVPWYVDTRVIFYRTDLLAAAGHDSMPTTWTAWRNALADIARLGGAGKYGVLLPLNEWTQPVILGLQAGSPLLGDSDTRAAFGEPAFAGAFDYYLGLYKDGLAPPVANNEVANLYQEFARGTFAMYISGPWNLGEFKRRLPEELQDKWGTAPLPGPDSGAPGVSLAGGASLVVFAGSKHQQKAWELVEYLSAPAQQQKFFELTGDLPAHRAVWADPRLSGDERTRAFATQLERVVATPKIPEWEQIANRVWVAAEQAVRGSHTPAEALAALDKDVDRMLVKRRWLRERGQLGNGGDKR; translated from the coding sequence ATGGGCCGCGAGGGCGAGGTGGTGGGCGAGCTGATCGCCGCCTGGGATGCGCAGCACGACGATGTGAAAGTGAATGTGCAGCAGATCCCCTGGAGCGCGGCGCACGAGAAGCTGCTCACGGCGCATGTGGGGCGGGCGACGCCCGACCTGGCGCAGCTGGGCAACACGTGGGTGCCCGAGTTCGCGGCGCTGAGGGCGCTGGCGCCGCTTGATGAATGGGTGGAGCGGTCGCAGGTCGTGGCGCGCGACGATCATTTTCCCGGGATCTGGGACACGAACGTGATCGACGGGACGTTGTACGGCGTGCCGTGGTACGTGGACACGCGGGTGATCTTCTATCGCACCGACCTGCTGGCGGCGGCCGGGCATGACAGCATGCCGACCACGTGGACGGCGTGGCGCAATGCGCTGGCGGATATCGCGCGGCTGGGCGGGGCCGGGAAGTACGGCGTGCTGCTGCCGCTGAACGAGTGGACGCAGCCGGTGATCCTGGGGCTGCAGGCGGGGTCACCGCTGCTGGGCGACAGCGATACGCGCGCGGCGTTCGGCGAGCCGGCGTTTGCGGGGGCGTTCGACTACTACCTGGGATTGTACAAGGACGGCTTGGCGCCGCCGGTGGCCAACAACGAGGTGGCCAACCTGTACCAGGAGTTCGCGCGCGGGACGTTCGCGATGTACATCAGCGGGCCGTGGAACCTGGGTGAGTTCAAGCGGCGGCTGCCGGAAGAGCTGCAGGACAAGTGGGGCACGGCGCCGTTGCCGGGGCCCGACAGCGGGGCGCCGGGCGTGTCGCTGGCGGGCGGGGCCAGCCTGGTGGTGTTTGCCGGCTCGAAGCACCAGCAGAAGGCGTGGGAGCTGGTCGAGTACCTGAGCGCGCCGGCGCAGCAGCAGAAGTTCTTCGAGTTGACCGGTGACCTGCCGGCGCATCGCGCGGTGTGGGCCGATCCGCGGCTGAGTGGCGATGAGCGCACAAGAGCGTTCGCCACGCAGCTCGAGCGGGTGGTGGCCACGCCGAAGATCCCGGAGTGGGAGCAGATCGCCAACCGGGTGTGGGTGGCGGCCGAGCAGGCGGTGCGAGGGTCGCACACGCCGGCCGAGGCGCTCGCGGCGCTGGACAAGGACGTGGACCGGATGCTGGTGAAACGTCGGTGGCTGCGCGAGAGAGGCCAGTTGGGCAACGGGGGAGATAAGCGATGA
- a CDS encoding HNH endonuclease, whose product MHHTIVLPAFTPDQPATRVDAALREALTACDRAQECAVLWFAEVQRRNLYREFGHATLELYATQSLGFTQNRYWQFKRLADDLERLPVLREAVASGELGWTKAQQVARVATPETQHAWVAKAATTGRRELAREVQAARDVARLDARRAVALEVPPAASMPIEASFTLRGDVLQVARLEALLEKARKQRRGPAGATRLDLVLEALAALVDGPADDAGDSAAAGRPGVHVVVQQCPDCKAATVATARGDLALAPAQVEAVTCDAIVRGEKNHSVIPPRTRAAVLARDRHRCATPGRRATRFLEVHHVVPRSKGGGNGEANLVTLCSRCHGFVHERGEAAAFSMEPRQGDALGVPSVL is encoded by the coding sequence ATGCACCACACCATCGTCCTACCCGCCTTTACCCCGGACCAGCCCGCAACTCGGGTCGATGCCGCCCTGCGCGAAGCCCTGACAGCCTGCGATCGCGCCCAGGAATGCGCCGTACTGTGGTTCGCCGAAGTGCAGCGCCGGAACCTGTATCGGGAATTCGGCCACGCCACACTCGAGCTCTACGCCACGCAGTCGCTGGGCTTCACGCAGAACCGCTACTGGCAGTTCAAGCGCCTGGCCGACGACCTCGAGCGATTGCCCGTGTTGCGCGAGGCCGTGGCGAGCGGCGAGCTCGGCTGGACCAAGGCCCAGCAGGTGGCGCGTGTCGCCACGCCCGAGACGCAGCACGCCTGGGTGGCCAAGGCCGCCACGACCGGTCGCCGCGAACTCGCCCGCGAAGTCCAGGCCGCGCGCGATGTGGCGCGGCTCGACGCGCGACGCGCGGTGGCCCTCGAAGTGCCGCCTGCCGCGTCCATGCCGATCGAGGCCTCGTTCACCCTGCGCGGCGATGTCCTGCAGGTGGCCCGCCTCGAAGCGCTGCTGGAGAAGGCCCGCAAACAGCGGCGCGGCCCGGCCGGCGCGACGCGGCTGGACCTGGTGCTGGAGGCGTTGGCGGCGTTGGTGGATGGCCCGGCGGACGATGCCGGCGACAGCGCCGCAGCCGGGCGCCCCGGCGTGCACGTGGTGGTGCAGCAGTGCCCCGACTGCAAAGCCGCGACGGTCGCCACCGCCCGCGGCGATCTGGCACTTGCGCCGGCGCAAGTCGAGGCGGTGACGTGCGACGCGATCGTCAGGGGGGAGAAGAACCACTCGGTGATCCCGCCGCGGACGCGCGCGGCTGTGCTGGCACGTGATCGACACCGGTGCGCGACGCCGGGGCGCCGGGCCACGCGGTTCCTGGAGGTGCATCATGTGGTGCCGCGGAGCAAAGGAGGGGGCAACGGCGAGGCGAACCTGGTGACGTTGTGCAGTCGGTGTCATGGGTTTGTGCATGAGAGGGGCGAGGCCGCGGCGTTTTCGATGGAACCGCGCCAAGGCGACGCATTGGGGGTGCCTTCAGTTTTGTGA